A genomic region of Pogoniulus pusillus isolate bPogPus1 chromosome 35, bPogPus1.pri, whole genome shotgun sequence contains the following coding sequences:
- the BRD3OS gene encoding LOW QUALITY PROTEIN: putative uncharacterized protein BRD3OS (The sequence of the model RefSeq protein was modified relative to this genomic sequence to represent the inferred CDS: inserted 1 base in 1 codon) has translation MSEKVMNGXVPLPEKALSEGYARLRYRDTSLLIWQQQQQKLESAPPNTYLSRSRSMWYSQYGNEAILVRDKNKLDVPRDTGQSKFCAIM, from the exons ATGAGCGAGAAGGTGATGAACG GGGTGCCCCTGCCTGAGAAGGCTTTGTCCGAGGGCTACGCGCGGCTGCGctacagggacacctccctgctcatctggcagcagcagcagcagaagctggagtCGGCTCCCCCCAACACCTACCTGAGCAGGAGCCGGAGCATGTGGTACTCCCAGTACGGCAACGAAGCCATCCTGGTGCGGGACAAAAACAAGCTGgacgtgcccagggacacagggCAGTCCAAGTTTTGTGCTATTATGTGA